One genomic segment of Euzebya sp. includes these proteins:
- a CDS encoding histidine phosphatase family protein, which yields MELILVRHAQPAWRGDDGRSTNDPGLTALGEAQAAAVAARLRDHVGPVDGLFTSTARRSRATGAAIADALGLDPVVEGWMVEIGAPDEWDGQPEDEVVEVLRALRTRPLDEWWDGAPGGESFRDFHQRITTGLEGILARFGATRHAGDPARLWDVPDEGPRLVLVAHAGSNSVMTSHLLGIDPQPWEWERFPCLHASASVLRSRAIASADMWALESFSDVTHLPADHVTA from the coding sequence ATGGAGCTGATCCTGGTCCGCCACGCCCAGCCGGCCTGGCGCGGCGACGACGGGCGGTCGACGAACGATCCCGGGCTGACCGCGCTGGGCGAGGCGCAGGCCGCCGCGGTCGCCGCCCGGCTCCGCGACCACGTGGGACCGGTCGACGGGCTGTTCACCTCCACCGCCCGCCGGTCGCGGGCGACGGGCGCCGCGATCGCCGACGCGCTCGGCCTCGATCCGGTCGTGGAGGGGTGGATGGTCGAGATCGGCGCGCCCGACGAGTGGGATGGCCAACCCGAGGACGAGGTCGTGGAGGTCCTGCGGGCGCTCCGGACGCGCCCGCTCGACGAGTGGTGGGACGGCGCGCCGGGCGGCGAGTCCTTCCGCGACTTCCACCAGCGCATCACCACCGGGTTGGAGGGGATCCTGGCCCGCTTCGGCGCGACCCGCCACGCCGGCGATCCGGCCCGGCTGTGGGACGTCCCCGACGAGGGGCCGCGGCTGGTCCTCGTGGCCCACGCGGGTTCGAACTCGGTGATGACGAGCCACCTCCTGGGGATCGACCCGCAGCCCTGGGAGTGGGAGCGCTTCCCGTGCCTGCACGCCTCCGCCAGCGTGCTGCGCAGCCGGGCGATCGCCTCGGCGGACATGTGGGCCCTCGAGTCGTTCTCCGACGTCACCCACCTGCCCGCCGACCACGTGACCGCCTGA
- a CDS encoding MFS transporter → MSASSAQPSRGGAPALHLYGWRHPSVLAAAVFSAYAGFVQFAATAALPDIAAAFGVAGDGAGDIAAEVGLSGTTLGIALGIIRMASVGSLPLARQADSHGRRRVMLITSLAALGLTAVAAGIPSFWLFVAVLAVARPLASATNAVAGVIAAEEVPTSDRSKALAVITLGYGVGAGLPVVLRAVTDLVGDVIGFRVLFALAGLFLATLPLVARLVREPDRAARLVDAEAETAKRLGHVPAALRGRLLLVATLTFFVAFLTGPINTYLFLYAESVTGLSPSIQGVVAPVAAGMGALGLLLGVRLADRYGRIPTAMWSKVALAAAGILTYSAGQVGAVAGYVLTLLIGSSYAPAVAATASEIFPTSIRATAAGWITVAGTVGAVLGLLIFGVVADAAGSFTTAAWVVCVPAAISTIGYRYLPETKHLELEQSAPEIG, encoded by the coding sequence GTGTCCGCCTCGAGCGCTCAACCCTCGCGCGGCGGTGCACCGGCCCTCCACCTCTACGGATGGCGCCACCCGAGCGTCCTCGCGGCCGCGGTCTTCAGCGCCTACGCGGGGTTCGTGCAGTTCGCCGCGACCGCCGCGCTGCCCGACATCGCGGCCGCGTTCGGCGTGGCGGGCGACGGCGCCGGCGACATCGCGGCCGAGGTGGGGCTGAGCGGCACCACCCTGGGGATCGCGCTCGGCATCATCCGCATGGCCTCGGTCGGGTCGCTGCCGCTGGCCCGGCAGGCGGACTCCCACGGGCGCCGTCGGGTCATGCTGATCACGTCGCTGGCCGCGCTCGGGCTGACCGCCGTCGCGGCGGGGATCCCGTCCTTCTGGCTGTTCGTCGCGGTCCTGGCCGTCGCGCGGCCGCTCGCGTCGGCGACCAACGCCGTGGCCGGCGTGATCGCCGCGGAGGAGGTGCCGACCAGCGACCGCTCGAAGGCCCTGGCGGTCATCACCCTCGGCTACGGCGTCGGCGCCGGGCTGCCGGTCGTCCTCCGCGCCGTCACGGACCTCGTCGGCGACGTGATCGGGTTCCGCGTCCTGTTCGCCCTCGCCGGGCTGTTCCTCGCCACGCTGCCCCTGGTGGCGCGGCTGGTCCGTGAACCCGACCGGGCGGCACGGCTGGTCGACGCCGAGGCGGAGACGGCCAAGCGGCTGGGCCACGTCCCGGCGGCGCTGCGCGGCCGCCTCCTGCTGGTGGCGACCCTGACGTTCTTCGTGGCCTTCCTGACCGGGCCGATCAACACCTACCTGTTCCTGTACGCCGAGAGCGTCACCGGCCTGAGCCCGTCCATCCAGGGCGTCGTGGCCCCCGTGGCGGCGGGGATGGGCGCGCTCGGGCTGCTGCTCGGCGTCCGGCTGGCGGACCGCTACGGGCGGATCCCGACCGCGATGTGGTCGAAGGTCGCCCTGGCCGCGGCCGGGATCCTGACCTACTCCGCAGGGCAGGTCGGGGCCGTGGCCGGCTACGTGCTGACCCTCCTGATCGGGTCCAGCTACGCCCCGGCCGTCGCGGCGACCGCCAGCGAGATCTTCCCCACGTCGATCAGGGCGACGGCGGCCGGGTGGATCACGGTGGCCGGCACGGTCGGCGCGGTCCTCGGCCTGCTCATCTTCGGTGTGGTCGCCGACGCGGCCGGGTCGTTCACGACCGCCGCGTGGGTGGTCTGCGTCCCGGCGGCGATCTCCACCATCGGCTACCGCTACCTGCCGGAGACCAAGCACCTCGAGCTCGAACAGTCCGCACCCGAGATCGGCTGA
- the glgX gene encoding glycogen debranching protein GlgX yields MRVTSPEHHTWPGRPHPLGVTWDGRGVNVAVYSEVADGVELCLFGEGADAGEEARIELIEQTGFVWHAYLPGIGPGQRYGFRVHGPWDPARGLLANPHKLLIDPYAKAIEGDIIWAPACFGYDVHDTSRPSTADSAHFVPKSVVVNPFFDWRDDRPPKHAFTETITYETHVRGATIRHPDVPETARGTYAGLASPPFIDHLRSLGVTAVQLQPVHHYLTDHFLWRKGLRQYWGYNSIGFLSPHAGYASRGTQGQQVYEFKAMVADLHAAGLEVILDVVYNHTGEGDELGPTVSLRGLDNPTYYRLDPGDPSRYVDFTGTGNSMNVQSPQVLQLIMDSLRYWVTEMHVDGFRFDLAATLARELHDVDKLSAFFDIIAQDPIISQVKLIAEPWDLGEGGYQVGQFPVGWTELNGKYRDTTRDFWLRDGDVGELASRLSGSSDLYAHNGRLPYASVNFVTSHDGFTLADLVSYDRKHNEANLDGGTSGEDHNRSNNHGVEGPTDDPAIRGLRARQQRNLLATLLLSQGVPMLLGGDEFGRSQQGNNNTYCQDNALTHYDWAVADANAELLDFTRRLIALRRAHPVLRRRTFFTGDQDLHWLTPAGTVMTQADWDDPGRKALAFFLNGDELPTRDERGQPIHDDSFLVLLNAHHEPVTFKIPTEGYGHRYDVIVDTVDPSLLEGQRAPVSAGTGVEVDGPSLVVLRCIDGIRWPGITHV; encoded by the coding sequence ATGCGCGTCACCTCCCCCGAGCACCACACCTGGCCCGGACGACCGCACCCCCTGGGGGTGACGTGGGACGGACGCGGGGTGAACGTCGCGGTGTACTCCGAGGTCGCCGACGGCGTGGAGCTGTGCCTCTTCGGCGAGGGCGCCGACGCAGGCGAGGAGGCCCGCATCGAGCTGATCGAGCAGACCGGCTTCGTGTGGCACGCCTACCTGCCGGGCATCGGACCGGGCCAGCGCTACGGGTTCCGGGTCCACGGTCCGTGGGACCCCGCCCGGGGGCTGCTGGCCAACCCGCACAAGCTGCTGATCGACCCCTACGCGAAGGCCATCGAGGGCGACATCATCTGGGCGCCCGCCTGCTTCGGCTACGACGTGCACGACACCAGCCGGCCGAGCACCGCCGACAGCGCCCACTTCGTCCCGAAGAGCGTGGTGGTCAACCCGTTCTTCGACTGGCGCGACGACCGGCCGCCGAAGCACGCGTTCACCGAGACGATCACCTACGAGACCCACGTCCGCGGCGCGACGATCCGCCACCCCGACGTCCCCGAGACCGCCCGGGGGACCTACGCGGGGCTCGCGTCACCGCCGTTCATCGACCACCTGCGGTCCCTCGGCGTGACCGCGGTGCAGCTGCAGCCGGTGCACCACTACCTGACCGACCACTTCCTGTGGCGCAAGGGGCTGCGGCAGTACTGGGGCTACAACTCGATCGGGTTCCTCAGCCCGCACGCCGGCTATGCCTCGCGCGGCACCCAGGGCCAGCAGGTGTACGAGTTCAAGGCGATGGTCGCCGACCTCCACGCCGCCGGGCTCGAGGTCATCCTCGACGTCGTCTACAACCACACCGGGGAGGGGGACGAGCTCGGGCCCACCGTCAGCTTGCGGGGGCTGGACAACCCGACCTACTACCGGCTCGACCCCGGCGACCCGTCCCGGTACGTCGACTTCACCGGCACCGGCAACTCGATGAACGTCCAGAGCCCCCAGGTGCTGCAGCTGATCATGGACAGCCTGCGGTACTGGGTGACCGAGATGCACGTCGACGGGTTCCGCTTCGACCTGGCTGCGACGCTCGCACGCGAGCTGCACGACGTCGACAAGCTGAGCGCCTTCTTCGACATCATCGCCCAGGACCCGATCATCAGCCAGGTCAAGCTGATCGCCGAGCCCTGGGACCTCGGCGAGGGCGGGTACCAGGTGGGCCAGTTCCCGGTCGGCTGGACCGAGCTGAACGGCAAGTACCGCGACACGACCCGCGACTTCTGGCTGCGGGATGGCGACGTCGGCGAGCTGGCAAGCCGCCTGTCCGGGTCGAGCGACCTGTACGCCCACAACGGCCGGCTGCCCTACGCGTCGGTGAACTTCGTGACCTCCCACGACGGGTTCACGCTGGCCGACCTCGTCAGCTACGACCGCAAGCACAACGAGGCCAACCTCGACGGCGGCACCAGCGGCGAGGATCACAACCGGTCGAACAACCACGGCGTCGAGGGGCCGACCGACGACCCGGCGATCCGGGGGCTGCGCGCCCGCCAGCAGCGGAACCTCCTCGCCACCCTCCTCCTCAGCCAGGGCGTGCCGATGCTCCTCGGCGGTGACGAGTTCGGCCGCAGCCAGCAGGGCAACAACAACACCTACTGCCAGGACAACGCCCTGACCCACTACGACTGGGCGGTCGCCGACGCGAACGCCGAGCTGCTGGACTTCACCCGCCGGCTGATCGCGCTCCGCCGGGCCCACCCGGTCCTCCGCCGCCGCACGTTCTTCACCGGGGACCAGGACCTGCACTGGCTGACCCCGGCGGGCACGGTCATGACCCAGGCGGACTGGGACGACCCGGGCCGGAAGGCGCTGGCGTTCTTCCTGAACGGCGACGAGCTGCCGACGCGGGACGAGCGCGGCCAGCCCATCCACGACGACAGCTTCCTCGTCCTCCTGAACGCCCACCACGAGCCGGTGACCTTCAAGATCCCGACGGAGGGCTACGGCCACCGCTACGACGTGATCGTGGACACCGTCGACCCGAGCCTGCTCGAGGGGCAGCGCGCCCCGGTGTCCGCCGGGACCGGCGTGGAGGTCGACGGCCCCTCCCTCGTCGTCCTCCGCTGCATCGACGGGATCCGCTGGCCCGGGATCACCCATGTCTGA